One window of Quercus robur chromosome 12, dhQueRobu3.1, whole genome shotgun sequence genomic DNA carries:
- the LOC126710268 gene encoding uncharacterized protein LOC126710268 codes for MEDSKRRALIKSQAVKKRESGEVVPKVSASAPKRKPTSKSDRPFKQPKVSLEPVVGLMAEGIKTVTPAKKGTGKGLMTAPEGKQERPPSLLRDDSKYALEKLSSIITAEDYEDLGNHSTEAMGETGLFAVAQSLVMMKGLLDRCLNRESALDRVRAKAEQTEEELGQLHQWRSKMERKLELSEKVRKELEEKTATALTAIENKEAEIKQLKVEIRQAKEAAVEEYRCSETCLGELSDSFLQGFDDSLRQVKKAYPELDLTMVKLEDQAQTSALPVASENTEDLFGDGAAQGDGDSAPSKDVPVTEEKKD; via the exons atggaggACTCAAAAAGGAGAGCTCTGATCAAAtcccaagccgtcaagaagagggaatccggcgaggtgGTTCCTAAGGTGTCGGCTTCAGCACCTAAGAGGAAACCAACATCAAAATCTGACCGTCCATTCAAGCAACCAAAGGTCTCACTTGAACCTGTGGTTGGTTTAATGGCTGAGGGTATCAAGACCGTCACTCCAGCTAAGAAGGGGACGGGTAAAGGACTGATGACGGCCCCAGagggtaagcaagagagacctccttcccttctccgcgacgactccaagtatgcattggagaagctgtcgtccatcatcacggcaGAAGACTACGAAGATCTGggaaaccattcgacggaggccatgggggagacgggcctctttgccgtcgctcag tccttggtcatgatgaagggtctactggaccggtgtctcaaccgtgagagtGCCTTGGACCGGGTACGCGCAAAGGCAGAGCAGACGGAGGAGGAGCTCGGACAACTCCATCAATGGAGGTCCAAGATGGAGAggaagctggagctttctgagaaggtgaggaaggagctggaggagaagacggccACTGCGCTGACGGCCATAGAGAATAAAGAGGCGGAGATCAAACAACTCAAAGTTGAGATCCGTCAGGCGAAAGAGGCAGCCGTCGAGGAGTATCGATGCTCGGAAACCTGTTTGGGCGAGCTGTCGGACTCCTTCCTTCAAGGCTTTGATGACTCtctccgtcaagtcaagaaggcTTATCCAGAGCTGGATTTGACGATGGTCAAACTTGAAGATcaagcccagacttctgccctccccgtcgcctcagaaaatacggaggacctttTTGGCGACGGTGCTGCTCAAGGAGACGGAGATTCCGccccgtcgaaggatgtcccGGTtactgaagaaaagaaagattga